From a region of the Zingiber officinale cultivar Zhangliang chromosome 4B, Zo_v1.1, whole genome shotgun sequence genome:
- the LOC121977430 gene encoding dioscorin DB3S-like encodes MGNQALLFLCLLALFFLQSNTLASKAAGFEASLEHSYDPCSPLGPQHWGTLQESWAMCASRPEGMQSPISIKPSNIHNTHLGKLLKYYTEAPARLLNMGHEIMVSWTESPGVLLLNGKIFHLRQCHWHTPSEHELFGIRYPLELHIVHTTSESTPKKAVIGVLFEYGGKADPFLGKLGGALNELNELNVTSLDVGSIYPPVVGDEETYFRYNGSVTSPPCSEPVIWTVMKEVRSVTEEQVELLRAPVNHTDNARPTQPLNGRKVYFSDPFYEQKEEGNASS; translated from the exons ATGGGGAATCAGGCACTGCTATTCCTATGTTTGCTTGCTCTCTTCTTTCTTCAATCAAATACATTGGCATCAAAAGCAGCCGGTTTTG AAGCCAGTTTGGAGCATAGCTATGATCCATGTAGTCCTCTTGGACCTCAACACTGGGGTACGCTGCAAGAATCCTGGGCAATGTGTGCATCGAGACCTGAAGGAATGCAATCGCCCATAAGTATCAAACCCAGTAACATCCACAACACACACTTGGGGAAATTGCTCAAATATTACACTGAGGCCCCTGCACGTCTGTTGAACATGGGGCATGAAATCAtg GTTAGTTGGACAGAATCGCCAGGCGTTCTTCTTCTAAATGGCAAGATCTTTCATCTCAGGCAGTGCCATTGGCACACACCTTCTGAGCATGAACTCTTCGGCATAAG GTACCCTTTGGAGCTTCACATAGTTCACACCACTTCAGAATCAACCCCAAAAAAAGCAGTCATCGGTGTGTTGTTTGAGTACGGTGGCAAAGCCGATCCTTTCCTGGGAAAG TTGGGGGGTGCTCTGAATGAACTGAACGAGCTGAACGTGACTAGTCTTGATGTTGGAAGCATATACCCACCTGTCGTAGGTGACGAAGAAACTTATTTTAGATACAATGGATCTGTGACAAGTCCTCCTTGCAGTGAGCCTGTTATTTGGACTGTGATGAAAGAG GTCAGAAGTGTAACGGAGGAGCAAGTTGAGCTACTAAGGGCTCCAGTGAATCAT ACGGACAATGCAAGGCCGACACAGCCACTCAACGGACGTAAAGTTTATTTTTCTGATCCATTCTACGAACAGAAAGAGGAAGGCAATGCGAGCTCTTGA